The following are from one region of the Pseudodesulfovibrio piezophilus C1TLV30 genome:
- a CDS encoding SHOCT domain-containing protein, which translates to MWSCNFGILNGGGPGWFMGGGMFGFIWMILLALVAVYLISKLFQAFTSRQGGRPDRDDSLNIIKEKFAKGELTADEYQRMKEVLTRQ; encoded by the coding sequence ATGTGGAGTTGTAATTTTGGAATATTGAATGGCGGTGGCCCCGGCTGGTTCATGGGAGGCGGCATGTTTGGATTCATTTGGATGATACTTCTCGCATTGGTTGCGGTGTATCTCATCTCCAAACTCTTTCAAGCCTTCACCTCCCGACAAGGTGGACGACCGGACAGAGATGACTCCCTGAACATCATCAAGGAAAAATTCGCAAAGGGAGAACTCACTGCGGATGAATACCAACGAATGAAGGAAGTGCTGACAAGACAATAA